One genomic region from Spirosoma sp. KCTC 42546 encodes:
- a CDS encoding DUF3473 domain-containing protein, protein MAIPNRGGRSILFTVDIEEFDTAVEFGHNIPLSEQLAVSTRGLRLLAQRFDAVGARTTLFTTANYALHETELIRSLAQKHEIASHGYFHTTFEPADLLKSRLALEELLKQPVTGFRRARMGFVDPNDVQQAGYQYNSSLHPTWIPGRYNHWGEPRHPFKEVGVWQIPASVTPRLRLPLFWLSLKNFPFAYYKLLCRQTLEADGFLNLYVHPWEFTDLSGYEKIPTYVRRHSRDELLDRVEALLRYLKSLGDCRTMGEFVQSLNVENP, encoded by the coding sequence ATGGCAATCCCCAACCGAGGAGGACGTAGTATTTTATTCACCGTTGATATAGAAGAGTTTGATACGGCTGTTGAGTTTGGTCACAACATTCCACTGAGTGAACAACTCGCTGTATCAACCCGTGGCTTGCGTCTTTTGGCGCAACGGTTCGATGCCGTAGGCGCGCGAACTACTTTGTTTACAACGGCTAATTATGCGCTTCACGAGACGGAATTAATTCGGAGTTTAGCTCAAAAACACGAAATCGCGTCGCACGGCTATTTTCATACGACCTTCGAACCTGCCGATTTGCTCAAATCTCGGTTGGCTCTTGAAGAGTTATTGAAACAGCCTGTAACGGGTTTCCGGCGGGCGCGCATGGGTTTTGTTGATCCGAATGATGTGCAGCAGGCTGGTTATCAATATAATTCGTCATTGCACCCGACCTGGATTCCGGGACGTTATAATCACTGGGGGGAGCCCCGGCACCCATTCAAAGAGGTAGGCGTCTGGCAAATTCCAGCGTCAGTTACGCCCCGATTACGATTGCCTTTATTTTGGTTGAGTCTAAAAAATTTCCCGTTTGCTTATTACAAACTACTCTGTCGGCAAACGCTGGAGGCCGATGGTTTTTTGAATTTATATGTTCACCCCTGGGAATTTACGGACTTGTCGGGCTATGAGAAAATACCAACGTATGTTCGCCGACACTCACGCGATGAACTGCTTGACCGGGTTGAAGCCTTATTGCGTTATCTAAAATCACTTGGTGATTGCAGGACAATGGGCGAATTTGTGCAAAGCCTTAACGTAGAGAATCCCTAA
- a CDS encoding glycosyltransferase family 2 protein, which produces MKFHSGMISLVVPAFNEEENLPVLVHRLMAVMEQYDSYEILIVDDGSSDQTRYVLRQLSQAYPVVRFISFSRNFGHQMALRAGYDNARGEAVICLDADLQHPPELIPTLVNKWREGYEVVYTVRQPDPKLSWFKRTTSKYFYKILRNASNLQIEDGAADFRLLDRKVVNTIKQFKENDLFLRGAISWVGFRQCRVLYEPAARYAGRSKYSFRKMLQLAAMGITSFSTRPLYLSVLLGFGMFLFATLFGAETLYEHFFTDATVSGWTTLVLLLVLIGGVQFIMIGIIGVYLGKTFVEVKGRPAYIIGDTSEIEETVTTWQSPTEEDVVFYSPLI; this is translated from the coding sequence ATGAAATTTCATTCAGGTATGATCAGTTTGGTTGTACCGGCTTTTAACGAGGAAGAGAATTTACCTGTATTGGTTCATCGGCTCATGGCTGTTATGGAACAATACGATTCTTACGAAATTCTGATTGTTGATGACGGTAGTTCCGATCAAACCCGTTATGTACTACGGCAATTAAGTCAAGCGTATCCGGTGGTTCGTTTCATTTCGTTTTCCCGGAATTTTGGTCACCAGATGGCCTTACGAGCTGGTTATGACAATGCCCGTGGCGAAGCTGTAATTTGCCTTGATGCTGATCTGCAACACCCCCCCGAGTTGATTCCAACGCTAGTTAATAAGTGGCGCGAAGGTTACGAAGTGGTGTATACTGTTCGGCAGCCCGATCCTAAACTATCCTGGTTTAAGCGGACAACCTCGAAATACTTCTATAAAATCCTGCGTAATGCTTCGAATCTACAGATCGAAGACGGTGCTGCCGATTTCCGATTGCTTGATCGGAAAGTGGTCAATACAATTAAGCAATTTAAGGAAAACGATCTGTTCCTGAGGGGCGCTATTTCGTGGGTTGGATTTCGGCAGTGCCGGGTTCTGTACGAACCTGCGGCCCGGTACGCAGGCCGATCTAAATATTCGTTCCGAAAAATGCTGCAACTGGCAGCAATGGGTATTACGTCGTTTTCGACACGTCCTCTATATTTGTCGGTATTGCTCGGTTTTGGGATGTTCCTATTTGCTACCCTGTTTGGTGCAGAAACCTTATATGAGCACTTTTTTACAGATGCCACTGTATCGGGTTGGACAACGCTAGTACTGCTTCTGGTGCTGATTGGGGGCGTTCAGTTCATTATGATTGGCATTATCGGCGTATATTTAGGCAAAACGTTCGTTGAAGTGAAAGGGCGCCCGGCCTATATCATCGGTGATACGAGCGAGATCGAGGAGACTGTAACAACATGGCAATCCCCAACCGAGGAGGACGTAGTATTTTATTCACCGTTGATATAG